One Pyrus communis chromosome 4, drPyrComm1.1, whole genome shotgun sequence genomic region harbors:
- the LOC137732279 gene encoding homogentisate phytyltransferase 1, chloroplastic-like isoform X1 codes for MDSALVGSFSKASLGGNVWRRDNLHKTCFSGSYVAVRVSRRRAWDILESYCGVGFQQHIFQQNTRGTKEKSTFYRRHDKKFLVNATAGHPLESEPEAYNPKSIWNSIKNAIDAFYRFSRPHTVIGTALSIISVSLLAVKNLSDLSPLFFRGVLEAVVAALFMNIYIVGLNQLSDIDIDKVNKPYLPLASGEYSVGTGIMIVTSFLIMSFLLGWVVGSWPLFWALFISFVLGTAYSINLPLLRWKRSAVVAAMCILAVRAVIVQLAFFLHMQMHVYKRPAAFSRPLIFATAFMSFFSIVIALFKDIPDIDGDKIFGIRSFTVRMGQKRVFWICISLLEMAYSVAVLVGASSGFMLSKCVTVLGHTILAVVLWNRAKSVDLNSKAAITSFYMFVWKVNAYYHYLNAIAVE; via the exons ATGGACTCTGCGCTTGTTGGGTCCTTCTCCAAAGCATCTTTGG GTGGGAACGTTTGGAGAAGGGATAATCTCCACAAGACCTGCTTTTCAG GTTCATATGTAGCAGTCAGAGTTTCAAGGCGCAGAGCATGGGATATCCTAGAAAGTTACTGTGGTGTTGGATTTCAGCAACATATTTTTCAGCAAAATACCAGAGGCACTAAGGAAAAGTCTACATTCTACAGGAGGCATGATAAAAAGTTCTTGGTGAATGCTACTGCAGGCCACCCTCTTGAATCTGAACCTGAAGCCTATAATCCGAAAAGCATATGGAACTCTATCAAAAATGCCATAGATGCTTTTTACAGGTTTTCAAGGCCGCACACAGTTATAGGCACA GCATTGAGCATAATTTCAGTTTCTCTCCTTGCAGTCAAGAATCTGTCAGATTTGTCTCCATTATTTTTCAGGGGGGTGCTGGAG gcTGTAGTTGCTGCTCTCTTTATGAATATTTACATTGTTGGGTTGAATCAGTTGTCTGACATCGATATAGACAAG GTTAACAAGCCTTATCTTCCGTTGGCATCTGGGGAATATTCAGTTGGAACCGGCATCATGATTGTGACATCTTTTCTAATTATG AGCTTTTTGCTTGGATGGGTTGTTGGTTCATGgccattgttttgggcccttttCATCAGTTTTGTACTTGGAACTGCTTATTCAATCAAT TTGCCACTATTGAGATGGAAGAGGTCTGCTGTGGTTGCTGCAATGTGTATCCTAGCTGTTCGGGCAGTGATAGTCCAACTTGCTTTTTTCCTGCACATGCAG ATGCATGTGTACAAAAGACCAGCTGCCTTCTCGAGGCCACTAATCTTTGCAACTGCATTTATGAGCTTCTTCTCAATTGTTATAGCATTATTTAAG GACATACCTGATATTGATGGAGATAAAATATTCGGCATCAGGTCTTTTACAGTACGCATGGGACAAAAGCGG GTCTTTTGGATTTGTATTTCGCTACTTGAAATGGCTTACAGTGTTGCCGTTTTAGTGGGAGCATCATCTGGCTTCATGTTGAGCAAATGCGTCACG GTTTTGGGACATACAATTTTGGCTGTGGTACTGTGGAACAGAGCCAAATCTGTCGATCTCAACAGCAAAGCTGCAATCACATCCTTTTACATGTTTGTATGGAAGGTAAATGCTTACTACCACTACTTGAATGCAATTGCAGTGGAATAA
- the LOC137732279 gene encoding homogentisate phytyltransferase 1, chloroplastic-like isoform X2: protein MDSALVGSFSKASLGGNVWRRDNLHKTCFSGSYVAVRVSRRRAWDILESYCGVGFQQHIFQQNTRGTKEKSTFYRRHDKKFLVNATAGHPLESEPEAYNPKSIWNSIKNAIDAFYRFSRPHTVIGTALSIISVSLLAVKNLSDLSPLFFRGVLEAVVAALFMNIYIVGLNQLSDIDIDKVNKPYLPLASGEYSVGTGIMIVTSFLIMSFLLGWVVGSWPLFWALFISFVLGTAYSINLPLLRWKRSAVVAAMCILAVRAVIVQLAFFLHMQMHVYKRPAAFSRPLIFATAFMSFFSIVIALFKDIPDIDGDKIFGIRSFTVRMGQKRVFWICISLLEMAYSVAVLVGASSGFMLSKCVTVLGHTILAVVLWNRAKSVDLNSKAAITSFYMFVWKLFYAEYLLIPLIR from the exons ATGGACTCTGCGCTTGTTGGGTCCTTCTCCAAAGCATCTTTGG GTGGGAACGTTTGGAGAAGGGATAATCTCCACAAGACCTGCTTTTCAG GTTCATATGTAGCAGTCAGAGTTTCAAGGCGCAGAGCATGGGATATCCTAGAAAGTTACTGTGGTGTTGGATTTCAGCAACATATTTTTCAGCAAAATACCAGAGGCACTAAGGAAAAGTCTACATTCTACAGGAGGCATGATAAAAAGTTCTTGGTGAATGCTACTGCAGGCCACCCTCTTGAATCTGAACCTGAAGCCTATAATCCGAAAAGCATATGGAACTCTATCAAAAATGCCATAGATGCTTTTTACAGGTTTTCAAGGCCGCACACAGTTATAGGCACA GCATTGAGCATAATTTCAGTTTCTCTCCTTGCAGTCAAGAATCTGTCAGATTTGTCTCCATTATTTTTCAGGGGGGTGCTGGAG gcTGTAGTTGCTGCTCTCTTTATGAATATTTACATTGTTGGGTTGAATCAGTTGTCTGACATCGATATAGACAAG GTTAACAAGCCTTATCTTCCGTTGGCATCTGGGGAATATTCAGTTGGAACCGGCATCATGATTGTGACATCTTTTCTAATTATG AGCTTTTTGCTTGGATGGGTTGTTGGTTCATGgccattgttttgggcccttttCATCAGTTTTGTACTTGGAACTGCTTATTCAATCAAT TTGCCACTATTGAGATGGAAGAGGTCTGCTGTGGTTGCTGCAATGTGTATCCTAGCTGTTCGGGCAGTGATAGTCCAACTTGCTTTTTTCCTGCACATGCAG ATGCATGTGTACAAAAGACCAGCTGCCTTCTCGAGGCCACTAATCTTTGCAACTGCATTTATGAGCTTCTTCTCAATTGTTATAGCATTATTTAAG GACATACCTGATATTGATGGAGATAAAATATTCGGCATCAGGTCTTTTACAGTACGCATGGGACAAAAGCGG GTCTTTTGGATTTGTATTTCGCTACTTGAAATGGCTTACAGTGTTGCCGTTTTAGTGGGAGCATCATCTGGCTTCATGTTGAGCAAATGCGTCACG GTTTTGGGACATACAATTTTGGCTGTGGTACTGTGGAACAGAGCCAAATCTGTCGATCTCAACAGCAAAGCTGCAATCACATCCTTTTACATGTTTGTATGGAAG CTTTTCTACGCTGAGTATCTACTTATACCGCTTATTAGATGA
- the LOC137731698 gene encoding pentatricopeptide repeat-containing protein At2g18940, chloroplastic-like, which translates to MEGTLFPSRPLYPVPSNRPTQPNPPVKFNSTMLPPPPQSPAPPFPIDSLLQHLLSLSSPPNTPHKLKPLNPPHQTNGSLLSLQISADSTSKQHQMKKPSSVLVPNFEDDRELLKSGDGVLDFLTIKGKLMFNSIVEQPLHGLDHYFGSVKFELLEVDLISLLKALDLSGNWERAFLLFEWILSNLSSENLKLNSQMIELMVRILGRESQHTIASKLFDVIPIEEYTLDVRAYTTILHAHSRTGKYESAIDLFDKMVEIGISPTLVTYNVMLDVYGKMGRSWDKILGLLDEMRGKGFEFDEFTCSTVISACGREGLLNEANEFFIGLKSQGYVPGTVTYNALLQVFGKAGVFTEALSILKEMEDNNCPPDAVTYNELVAAYVRAGFSEEGASVIETMTQKGIMPNAVTYTTVINAYGKAGKEEEALRLFNHMKATGCVPNVCTYNAVLGMLGKKSLPEEMIKLLCEMKSTGCAPNRITWNTMLAMCGDKGRHKYVNQVFREMKNCGFEPDRDTFNTLISAYGRCGSEIDAAQMYDEMIKAGFTPCVTTYNALLNALVRRGDWRAAEAVMLDMRNKGFKPNETSYSLMINCYAKGGNVKGIERIEREIYGGYIFPSWILLRTLILANFKCRALDGMERAFHQLQNIGYKPDLVVFNSMLSIFARNNMYDRANDMLYMIRENGLQPDLITYNSLMDMYARKGECWKAEEILMALQNSGGKPDLVSYNTVIKGFCRQGHMQEAIRILSEMTTRGIRPCIFTYNTFITGYAGQGMFSEIDEVISYMTQNNCRPNELSYKIAVDGYCKARKYKEAMDFLSKIKEIDSSIDDQYVQRLASRIRGNLDS; encoded by the coding sequence ATGGAAGGTACTCTCTTTCCATCTCGACCTCTGTATCCCGTCCCATCAAACAGACCAACGCAGCCAAACCCTCCTGTGAAATTCAATTCAACGATGCTGCCACCGCCTCCTCAGTCGCCAGCTCCGCCGTTTCCTATAGACTCCCTCCTCCAGCACCTCCTGAGCCTCTCCTCGCCGCCCAACACTCCCCACAAGCTCAAACCCTTAAACCCACCTCACCAAACCAATGGCAGTCTCCTTTCTCTTCAAATTTCGGCGGATTCGACCTCCaaacagcatcaaatgaagaaaCCCAGTTCAGTTTTAGTCCCAAATTTCGAGGACGATCGAGAGCTGCTGAAATCAGGAGATGGGGTTCTCGACTTTTTGACTATAAAGGGTAAGTTGATGTTCAATTCCATTGTAGAGCAGCCTTTGCATGGTTTGGACCATTACTTTGGATCTGTGAAGTTTGAGTTACTTGAAGTTGATTTGATTAGTTTGTTGAAAGCATTAGACCTTTCTGGCAATTGGGAAAGAGCCTTTTTGTTGTTTGAATGGATTCTGTCCAACTTAAGctctgaaaatttaaaattaaatagcCAGATGATTGAGCTAATGGTTAGAATTCTTGGGAGAGAGTCGCAGCATACGATTGCATCGAAGCTGTTTGATGTAATTCCCATAGAAGAATACACGCTGGATGTCCGAGCTTACACGACGATCCTTCATGCGCACTCTCGTACTGGTAAGTACGAAAGTGCAATTGACTTGTTTGACAAAATGGTGGAAATTGGAATCTCACCAACTTTGGTCACATACAATGTCATGCTTGATGTTTATGGGAAGATGGGTCGATCTTGGGATAAGATTTTAGGCCTCTTGGATGAGATGAGGGGCAAGGGATTTGAATTTGATGAGTTCACTTGTAGTACGGTGATATCTGCCTGTGGAAGAGAGGGTTTGTTGAATGAAGCAAATGAATTCTTTATTGGATTAAAGTCACAAGGGTATGTACCCGGAACTGTAACCTATAATGCGCTGTTACAAGTTTTTGGCAAGGCAGGGGTATTTACAGAAGCCTTGAGCATATTAAAAGAAATGGAGGATAATAATTGCCCACCTGATGCTGTTACTTACAATGAGCTTGTGGCAGCTTATGTGAGGGCAGGATTCTCCGAGGAAGGTGCATCTGTCATAGAGACGATGACCCAAAAAGGAATAATGCCAAATGCTGTTACGTACACAACTGTGATAAATGCATACGGTAAAGCCGGAAAGGAGGAGGAGGCTCTAAGGTTGTTCAACCATATGAAGGCAACAGGTTGTGTTCCTAATGTTTGCACATACAATGCTGTTCTTGGAATGCTGGGAAAGAAGTCACTGCCCGAGGAGATGATAAAGTTACTTTGTGAAATGAAGTCAACTGGATGTGCCCCAAACCGTATTACATGGAACACAATGCTTGCCATGTGCGGTGATAAGGGTAGGCACAAGTATGTGAACCAGGTATTTCGAGAAATGAAGAATTGTGGTTTTGAGCCTGACAGAGACACATTCAATACCTTGATCAGCGCATATGGACGGTGTGGATCAGAAATAGATGCTGCACAGATGTACGATGAGATGATCAAAGCAGGATTTACTCCATGCGTTACAACTTACAATGCACTTCTAAATGCCCTGGTACGGCGAGGGGACTGGAGAGCAGCAGAAGCTGTTATGCTAGACATGAGAAATAAGGGCTTCAAGCCTAATGAAACCTCGTATTCATTGATGATCAACTGTTATGCTAAAGGAGGGAATGTCAAGGGGATTGAGAGAATTGAGAGAGAAATTTATGGCGGTTATATTTTTCCCAGCTGGATTCTTTTGAGAACGCTTATTCTTGCAAATTTCAAGTGTAGAGCACTGGACGGCATGGAGAGGGCATTCCATCAATTGCAGAACATCGGATACAAACCTGACTTGGTTGTATTCAACTCCATGCTTTCAATTTTTGCTAGAAACAACATGTATGATCGGGCCAATGACATGTTGTACATGATTCGTGAAAATGGCCTTCAGCCAGATCTCATAACTTACAACAGCTTGATGGACATGTACGCCAGAAAGGGAGAGTGCTGGAAAGCAGAAGAAATCCTCATGGCCCTACAAAATTCTGGTGGGAAACCAGACCTTGTCTCTTATAACACAGTCATCAAAGGGTTTTGCAGGCAAGGGCACATGCAGGAGGCCATAAGAATTCTCTCGGAGATGACAACTAGAGGAATTCGGCCGTGTATTTTCACCTACAATACTTTCATCACAGGCTATGCAGGGCAGGGAATGTTCTCAGAAATAGATGAAGTGATTAGCTATATGACTCAGAACAATTGCAGGCCAAATGAGCTGAGCTACAAGATTGCGGTGGACGGTTATTGTAAAGCGAGAAAATATAAAGAAGCCATGGACTTTCTGTCCAAGATTAAGGAGATTGATAGTTCGATTGATGATCAATATGTGCAAAGACTTGCTTCTCGCATTCGGGGCAATTTGGATTCATGA